The Stenotrophomonas sp. ASS1 genome segment GTCCTGCGGCGGCAGTTGCGGTGCCGACAGCGCCGGCAATGCCCAGCTCTGCACCGGTTGCGCGCCGGCCTGCGCGTTGCGCATGTAGTCGTAGCGGTCGCGGGTCAGGCGTTGGCTAGCGGCGGGGTCGCGCACCACGTGCGGGCGCAGGAACACCATCAGGTTGGTCTTGGCGCGCTTGCGCGTATCACTGCGGAACAGCGCCCCCAGCACCGGGATCTTTCCCAGCCCCGGCACCGCGTCACGACCGTGGCTGACGTTGTCCTCCAGCAGGCCACCCAGCACCATGATCTGGCCATCGTCCAGCAGTACGCTGGTATCCAGGGCGCGCTTGTTGGTGATGATGCCGGCCGTGCTGTTCGCGCTCTGCGCGTCGATGCTGCTGACTTCCTGGTAGATGTCCAGCTTCACCGTGCCGCCCTCGGAGATCTGCGGGCGTACCCGCAGCTTCAGGCCCACGTCCTCGCGCACGATGGTCTGGAACGGGTTGTTGCTGCCGCCGCCACCGTCGGTCACGTAGCGACCGCTGACGAACGGCACGGTCTGGCCGACCATGATGCTGGCCGCCTCGTTGTCCAGCGTCATCAGGTTCGGCGTGGACAGGATGTTGGCACCACCCTTGCTCTGCAACGCATTGGCCAACGCTTTCATGTTGAGGATCTGGCCGACACCGGGCAGGTTGATGGTGCCGTCGATGACACCGATCTTCAGACCGTCCTTGGGCAGCACGTCCAGGGTGGTGCGCGCGGCGGTGTTCAGGCCGCTGCCGCCGGTGACACCACCGAAATGGGTGCCGCCGAAGGTGCGGCCATTGCCCAGCATCCACTGCACGCCCAGTTCGGCCGCGTCGGTCTGGTTGACCTCCACGATGAGGCTTTCCACCAGCACCTGTGCACGGCGCTGGTCGAGCTGGTCGATCACCCGCCGAAGGTTGCGGTAGACCGGCTCCGGCGCCGAGATCAGCAGCGTGTTGGTGGCCACGTCGGCCTGCACCGAAATGCCGTTCTGGCTGAAGCCCGTGCTTCCGGCGTCGATCGGGTCGCGGCGGTTCGGGTCCAGCCGCTGCGATTCCAGCGCATTGCCACCGGTCTTGGCCTGCTGTGGCTGCGACGGCTGCGCGGGTGTGGAACGGTTTGCATCGCCGGGCAGTGGCGTGATGCCTTCGTTGCTGCCCATTGCCGGTGCATCGCTCTGCCCGGCCACCACGCCGCGCAGCACACCGGCGAGCTGGTTGGCCTGGGCATTGCGCAGGTAGACCACATGCAGGTTGCCGGACTCGTCCTGGGCACGGTCCAGCTTCTCCACCAACTGCCGCGCCAGGCGCGTTCGGCCCGGGCTGCTGGAGCGCAGCAGCACGCTGTTGCTGCGGGGGTCGGCCATCACCACCACCTTCTGGCTGGGCTCGGCGCCCTGCGCATCCAGCAACGGCGCGACCATCGCCGCTACGTCAACGGCAATGCCCTGCTGCAGCTTCACCACATCCGTGTCCATGCCGGCCGGTGTATCGACGCTGGCGATCACGCGCGCGATGCGCTCCAGGTTGTCGGCATAGTCGGTGATCACCAGGGTGTTGTTGCCCGGGTTGGCAGTGATCGGATTGTCCGGGCTGATCATCGGCCGCAGCACTGCCACCAGCGCGGCCGCATTCTCGTAGCGCAGCGCGAAGGTGCGCGTGGCGATCTCACCCCCTGCAC includes the following:
- the gspD gene encoding type II secretion system secretin GspD yields the protein MRAMRSLACSTVLALIVGSAHVVAPAQAQDAPDEPVQLNLVDTDIGGVLRMAARFTGRQFLVDPRVTGKMTVVSDGPVSRSQAYQLLLGALRMRGFAVVENGGVSRVVPQADAKLLGGRVGSGGAGGEIATRTFALRYENAAALVAVLRPMISPDNPITANPGNNTLVITDYADNLERIARVIASVDTPAGMDTDVVKLQQGIAVDVAAMVAPLLDAQGAEPSQKVVVMADPRSNSVLLRSSSPGRTRLARQLVEKLDRAQDESGNLHVVYLRNAQANQLAGVLRGVVAGQSDAPAMGSNEGITPLPGDANRSTPAQPSQPQQAKTGGNALESQRLDPNRRDPIDAGSTGFSQNGISVQADVATNTLLISAPEPVYRNLRRVIDQLDQRRAQVLVESLIVEVNQTDAAELGVQWMLGNGRTFGGTHFGGVTGGSGLNTAARTTLDVLPKDGLKIGVIDGTINLPGVGQILNMKALANALQSKGGANILSTPNLMTLDNEAASIMVGQTVPFVSGRYVTDGGGGSNNPFQTIVREDVGLKLRVRPQISEGGTVKLDIYQEVSSIDAQSANSTAGIITNKRALDTSVLLDDGQIMVLGGLLEDNVSHGRDAVPGLGKIPVLGALFRSDTRKRAKTNLMVFLRPHVVRDPAASQRLTRDRYDYMRNAQAGAQPVQSWALPALSAPQLPPQDLSVLGQGNARDGQGQPLQSSSLAALYPSGDSDAQLVQFAQGLDPARASQGVAQVRALGLQAYAEATPGESGQRLRVRLPRDPATLDPALQQLRGLGYTPELVIGP